One Streptomyces sp. NBC_01237 genomic region harbors:
- the rdgB gene encoding RdgB/HAM1 family non-canonical purine NTP pyrophosphatase: protein MTRLILATRNAGKITELHAILADAGLAHDLVGADAYPDIPDVKETGVTFAENALLKAHALARATGHPAVADDSGLCVDVLGGAPGIFSARWSGTHGDDRANLDLLLAQLADIDGEHRAAHFACAAALALPDGTERVVEGRLLGTLRHTPSGTNGFGYDPILQPEGERRTCAELTPAEKNAISHRGKAFRALVPVVRELVG from the coding sequence ATGACCCGCCTGATCCTCGCCACCCGCAACGCCGGGAAAATCACCGAACTCCACGCGATCCTCGCCGACGCGGGCCTGGCCCACGATCTCGTCGGCGCGGACGCGTACCCCGACATCCCCGACGTCAAGGAAACCGGCGTCACCTTCGCCGAGAACGCCCTCCTGAAGGCCCACGCCCTGGCCAGGGCCACCGGCCACCCGGCCGTCGCCGACGACTCCGGCCTCTGCGTCGACGTCCTCGGCGGCGCCCCCGGCATCTTCTCGGCCCGCTGGTCCGGGACCCACGGCGACGACCGGGCCAACCTGGACCTGCTCCTGGCACAACTCGCCGACATCGACGGCGAGCACCGCGCCGCCCACTTCGCCTGTGCCGCGGCCCTGGCCCTTCCCGACGGCACGGAACGCGTGGTCGAGGGCCGCCTCCTGGGCACCCTGCGCCACACCCCGTCGGGGACGAACGGCTTCGGCTACGACCCGATCCTCCAGCCCGAGGGCGAGAGGCGTACCTGCGCGGAGCTCACCCCGGCGGAGAAGAACGCCATCAGCCACCGGGGCAAGGCGTTCCGGGCGCTGGTGCCGGTGGTACGGGAGCTGGTGGGCTGA
- the proP gene encoding glycine betaine/L-proline transporter ProP — translation MAASDPHQAADPEAVKRHPALFRAIRKRQNPKLRRTDITVTDDQAVKRAVKAASLGNAMEWFDFGIYSYLAVTIGHVFFPSGNDTTQLLSSFATFAVAFLVRPLGGMFFGPMGDKVGRKKVLALTMILMAVGTFAIGLIPSHGTIGIWAPALLIFFRMLQGFSTGGEYGGASTFIAEYAPDKRRGFFGSFLEFGTLAGYVGAAGLVTALYALLDTGQMESWGWRIPFLVAGPLGLVGLYLRLRLDETPAFQKLEGGTAHATEAADGVESTAKGDLAKIFREYWPTLILCICLVGAYNITDYMLLSYMPTYLSDELGYSETHGLLILLAVMVFLMLIISQVGKLSDRFGRKPLLMAGMLGFLVLSLPAFLLIRQGSIPAITIGMLMLGLSLVCMLGTMSAALPALFPTNVRYGSLSVGYNLSASIFGGTTPLVITALISWTGSNLMPAYYAMAAALVGVIAVACMKETANKPLAGSPPSVETDEEAAEICAAQTPEPKF, via the coding sequence ATGGCGGCCTCCGACCCCCACCAGGCGGCCGACCCCGAAGCGGTCAAACGCCATCCCGCGCTGTTCCGGGCCATCCGGAAGCGTCAGAATCCCAAGCTGCGCCGGACCGACATCACGGTCACCGACGACCAGGCGGTCAAGCGTGCGGTGAAGGCGGCCTCGCTCGGGAACGCCATGGAGTGGTTCGACTTCGGTATCTACTCCTACCTGGCCGTCACCATCGGGCATGTCTTCTTCCCGTCCGGGAACGACACCACCCAGCTGCTTTCCTCGTTCGCGACCTTCGCCGTGGCCTTCCTCGTTCGGCCACTCGGGGGAATGTTCTTCGGTCCCATGGGCGACAAGGTCGGCCGGAAAAAGGTCCTCGCCCTCACCATGATCCTGATGGCGGTCGGCACCTTCGCCATCGGCCTCATCCCCTCCCACGGCACGATCGGCATCTGGGCCCCCGCCCTGCTGATCTTCTTCCGGATGCTCCAGGGCTTCTCCACGGGCGGTGAGTACGGCGGCGCGTCCACCTTCATCGCCGAGTACGCCCCCGACAAGCGCCGCGGTTTCTTCGGCAGCTTCCTGGAGTTCGGCACCCTCGCCGGATACGTCGGCGCCGCGGGTCTGGTGACCGCGCTCTACGCGCTCCTGGACACCGGCCAGATGGAGTCCTGGGGCTGGCGCATCCCGTTCCTGGTCGCGGGCCCCCTCGGCCTGGTCGGCCTCTATCTGCGGCTGCGCCTCGACGAGACCCCGGCCTTCCAGAAGCTGGAGGGCGGCACCGCCCACGCGACCGAGGCCGCCGACGGCGTCGAGTCCACCGCCAAGGGCGATCTCGCCAAGATCTTCCGCGAGTACTGGCCGACGCTGATCCTCTGCATCTGTCTGGTCGGCGCGTACAACATCACCGACTACATGCTGCTGTCGTACATGCCGACGTACCTCTCCGACGAACTCGGCTACAGCGAGACCCACGGCCTGCTGATCCTGCTCGCCGTCATGGTCTTCCTGATGCTGATCATCAGCCAGGTCGGCAAGCTCTCCGACCGCTTCGGCCGCAAGCCGCTGCTGATGGCGGGCATGCTCGGCTTCCTCGTCCTGTCGCTTCCGGCGTTCCTGCTGATCCGCCAGGGCAGCATCCCCGCCATCACGATCGGCATGCTGATGCTGGGCCTGTCCCTGGTCTGCATGCTCGGCACGATGTCCGCCGCACTGCCCGCGCTCTTCCCCACCAACGTCCGCTACGGCTCCCTCTCGGTGGGCTACAACCTCTCCGCGTCGATCTTCGGCGGCACCACCCCCCTGGTGATCACCGCGCTGATCAGCTGGACCGGCTCGAACCTGATGCCCGCGTACTACGCGATGGCGGCCGCCCTGGTCGGTGTGATCGCCGTGGCCTGTATGAAGGAAACGGCCAACAAGCCCCTGGCCGGCTCCCCGCCCTCGGTGGAGACGGACGAGGAGGCCGCGGAAATCTGCGCGGCCCAGACACCGGAACCCAAGTTCTGA
- a CDS encoding PTS glucose/sucrose transporter subunit IIB: MGAAKHAKSREKDMASKAEKIVAGLGGIENIDEIEGCITRLRTEVHDPSKVDEAALKAAGAHGVVKMGTAIQVVIGTDADPIAADIEDMM, translated from the coding sequence GTGGGCGCCGCGAAGCACGCGAAATCCAGGGAGAAGGACATGGCCAGCAAGGCTGAGAAGATCGTCGCCGGGCTCGGCGGTATCGAGAACATCGACGAGATCGAAGGCTGCATCACTCGCCTTCGCACCGAGGTCCACGACCCCAGCAAGGTCGACGAGGCCGCTCTCAAGGCGGCCGGTGCGCACGGCGTCGTGAAGATGGGCACCGCGATCCAGGTCGTCATCGGGACCGACGCGGACCCGATCGCCGCCGACATCGAAGACATGATGTGA
- the bcp gene encoding thioredoxin-dependent thiol peroxidase: MSERLQPGDTAPAFTLPDADGNGISLADHKGRKVIVYFYPAALTPGCTKQACDFTDNLDLLATAGYDVIGVSPDKPEKLAKFREKENLKVTLVGDPSKETLEAYGAFGEKKLYGKVVTGVIRSTVVVDEEGKVEHAFYNVKATGHVAKIIKDLGI, translated from the coding sequence ATGAGCGAGCGACTCCAGCCCGGCGACACCGCCCCCGCCTTCACCCTCCCCGACGCCGACGGCAACGGGATCTCGCTCGCGGACCACAAGGGCCGCAAGGTCATCGTGTACTTCTACCCGGCCGCCCTCACGCCCGGCTGCACCAAGCAGGCCTGCGACTTCACCGACAACCTGGACCTTCTGGCCACCGCCGGATACGACGTCATCGGCGTCTCCCCCGACAAGCCGGAGAAGCTCGCCAAGTTCCGGGAGAAGGAGAACCTGAAGGTCACGCTGGTCGGCGACCCGTCCAAGGAGACCCTTGAGGCGTACGGCGCCTTCGGCGAGAAGAAGCTCTACGGCAAAGTGGTGACGGGCGTCATCCGTTCGACCGTCGTGGTCGACGAGGAGGGCAAGGTGGAGCACGCCTTCTACAACGTCAAGGCGACCGGCCATGTCGCCAAGATCATCAAGGACCTCGGTATCTGA
- a CDS encoding PTS transporter subunit EIIC, producing the protein MSASAAAVPQRKWWNGPIQGLQKVGRSLQLPVAVLPAAGLLVSLGNLFSSYLHGAFWDKTSKVMLNGGNAILDGTTGLPLLFCIGVAIGFAKKADGSTALAAVVGFLVYRGVLGAFPVDDSVTEALPNGTPQNPGVLGGILIGLLTAVVWQRYHRTKLVDWLGFFNGRRLVPILMAFLCVILGVLFGLLWQPVGDALTSFSKQLINLGAWGAAIFGFANRLLIPIGMHQFLNTFFWFQAGEYTGPDGATVQGDISRFFAGDPSAGQFTSGFFPIMMFGLPAAALAIAHTARPERRKEVAGLMLSVALTSFVTGVTEPLEFSFMFVAPLLYGVHAVLTGVSMGVTWALGVHAGFSFSAGLIDYVVNWHLDTKPWLIIPIGLCFAVIYYVIFRFAITKFNLQTPGREPEEVEQEIEKDLTK; encoded by the coding sequence ATGAGTGCGAGCGCGGCTGCGGTACCGCAGCGAAAGTGGTGGAACGGACCGATCCAGGGCCTCCAGAAGGTGGGGCGGAGCCTACAGCTGCCGGTGGCCGTCCTCCCGGCGGCGGGTCTGCTGGTCAGTCTCGGCAACCTGTTCAGCTCGTATCTGCACGGCGCCTTCTGGGACAAGACGTCCAAGGTCATGCTCAACGGCGGCAACGCCATCCTGGACGGCACCACCGGCCTGCCCCTCCTCTTCTGCATCGGTGTGGCCATCGGCTTCGCGAAGAAGGCGGACGGCTCGACGGCACTGGCCGCCGTGGTCGGCTTCCTCGTCTACCGGGGTGTGCTCGGCGCCTTCCCCGTCGACGACTCGGTGACCGAGGCGCTGCCCAACGGCACTCCGCAGAACCCGGGCGTACTCGGCGGCATCCTCATCGGCCTGCTCACCGCCGTGGTCTGGCAGCGGTACCACCGCACCAAGCTGGTGGACTGGCTGGGCTTCTTCAACGGCCGCCGCCTGGTGCCGATCCTGATGGCGTTCCTCTGCGTGATCCTGGGCGTGCTGTTCGGCCTGCTGTGGCAGCCGGTCGGCGACGCGCTGACCTCGTTCTCCAAGCAGCTGATCAACCTCGGCGCATGGGGCGCGGCCATCTTCGGCTTCGCGAACCGCCTGTTGATCCCGATCGGCATGCACCAGTTCCTGAACACCTTCTTCTGGTTCCAGGCGGGCGAGTACACCGGCCCGGACGGCGCGACGGTGCAGGGCGACATCTCCCGCTTCTTCGCCGGGGACCCGTCGGCCGGACAGTTCACCTCGGGCTTCTTCCCGATCATGATGTTCGGCCTCCCGGCGGCAGCACTGGCCATCGCGCACACCGCGCGGCCGGAGCGGCGCAAGGAGGTGGCGGGCCTGATGCTGTCCGTGGCACTGACCTCCTTCGTCACGGGTGTCACCGAGCCACTGGAGTTCTCGTTCATGTTCGTGGCGCCGTTGCTGTACGGCGTGCACGCGGTCCTCACCGGCGTCTCGATGGGCGTCACCTGGGCACTGGGGGTCCATGCGGGATTCAGCTTCTCCGCGGGCCTGATCGACTACGTGGTCAACTGGCATCTGGACACGAAACCGTGGCTGATCATCCCGATCGGACTGTGCTTCGCGGTGATCTACTACGTCATCTTCCGGTTCGCGATCACCAAGTTCAATCTTCAGACCCCAGGGCGCGAACCCGAGGAAGTGGAGCAGGAGATCGAGAAGGATCTCACCAAGTAG
- the rph gene encoding ribonuclease PH, protein MSRIDGRTPEQLRPVTIERGWSKHAEGSVLISFGDTKVFCTASVTEGVPRWRKGSGEGWVTAEYSMLPRSTNTRGDREAVRGKIGGRTHEISRLIGRSLRAVIDYKALGENTIVLDCDVLQADGGTRTAAITGAYVALADAVAWAQGKKIIKHGRKPLTDTVAAISVGIVDGIPLLDLCYEEDVRADTDMNVVCTGDGRFVEVQGTAEAAPFDRTELGALLDLATAGCVDLAALQNQALAGTLPE, encoded by the coding sequence ATGTCTCGCATCGACGGCCGCACCCCCGAACAGCTCCGCCCCGTCACCATCGAACGCGGCTGGAGCAAGCACGCCGAAGGCTCAGTCCTCATCTCCTTCGGCGACACCAAGGTCTTCTGCACCGCCTCCGTCACCGAAGGTGTCCCGCGCTGGCGCAAGGGCAGCGGCGAAGGCTGGGTCACCGCCGAGTACTCCATGCTGCCCCGCTCCACCAACACCCGCGGCGACCGCGAAGCGGTCCGCGGCAAGATCGGCGGCCGCACCCACGAGATCAGCCGTCTCATCGGCCGCTCGCTGCGCGCCGTCATCGACTACAAGGCACTCGGCGAGAACACCATCGTCCTGGACTGCGACGTCCTCCAGGCCGACGGCGGCACCCGCACCGCCGCGATCACCGGCGCCTATGTCGCCCTCGCCGACGCCGTCGCCTGGGCCCAGGGCAAGAAGATCATCAAGCACGGCCGCAAGCCGCTCACCGACACCGTCGCCGCGATCAGCGTCGGCATCGTCGACGGCATCCCGCTCCTCGACCTCTGTTACGAGGAGGACGTCCGCGCCGACACCGACATGAACGTCGTCTGCACCGGCGACGGCCGCTTCGTCGAGGTCCAGGGCACGGCGGAGGCCGCACCGTTCGACCGCACGGAACTGGGCGCCCTCCTCGACCTCGCCACCGCGGGCTGCGTGGACCTCGCCGCGCTCCAGAACCAGGCACTGGCCGGCACCCTCCCCGAGTAG